A genomic segment from Torulaspora delbrueckii CBS 1146 chromosome 3, complete genome encodes:
- the TRP2 gene encoding anthranilate synthase TRP2 (similar to Saccharomyces cerevisiae TRP2 (YER090W); ancestral locus Anc_7.375), translating into MISSVKVQPDLDTLRQLQDDNDASVNMYPVYAFLSGVDLTPHVAYLRLAQLNDPKRSESFLLESAKSATELDRYSFIGVAPRKVIKTGPLEGVEVDPLDVLEKEMSGYKLAENVPGLPKLSGGAIGYISYDCVRYFEPKTRKPLKDVLQVPEAYFMMSDTVVAFDHVFQRFQIIHNINIDETTLEEGYKTAQEKIIDIVKRLTDFNSPVPYPVQPPIKLNQDFVSNVGQEGYEAHVTKLKGHIKKGDIIQAVPSQRVARPTSLHPFNIYRHLRTVNPSPYLFYIDCLDFQIIGASPELLCKSDNKNKVITHPIAGTVKRGKTTEEDDILAAQLSSSLKDRAEHIMLVDLARNDVNRICDPKTTNVDKLLTVQRFSHVQHLVSQVSGTLREDKTRFDALRSIFPAGTVSGAPKVKAMELIAELEGERRGVYAGAVGNWSYDGKTMDTCIALRTMVFKDGVAYLQAGGGIVYDSDEYDEYIETMNKMMANNATIVQAEEVWASRVGSV; encoded by the coding sequence ATGATAAGTAGTGTTAAAGTTCAGCCGGATCTCGATACGTTGCGTCAGTTGCAAGACGATAATGATGCCAGTGTGAATATGTATCCCGTTTATGCTTTCCTGTCAGGTGTTGATCTGACTCCGCATGTGGCTTATTTGAGACTGGCACAGTTGAACGACCCTAAGAGGTCTGAATCCTTTTTATTGGAGAGTGCTAAGTCGGCAACAGAGCTAGATCGTTACTCCTTCATTGGTGTAGCTCCACGTAAGGTGATCAAGACAGGCCCTCTAGAGGGTGTGGAGGTGGATCCGCTTGATGTGttggagaaagagatgAGTGGTTATAAACTGGCCGAGAATGTCCCCGGTTTGCCAAAGTTAAGCGGTGGTGCTATCGGTTACATCTCTTATGATTGTGTTCGTTATTTTGAGCCGAAGACCAGAAAACCTTTGAAGGATGTTTTGCAAGTACCAGAAGCCTATTTCATGATGTCTGATACGGTTGTTGCATTTGACCatgtttttcaaaggttccAAATTATTCACAACATTAATATTGACGAGACgactcttgaagaaggctACAAAACTGCACAGGAAAAAATTATAGATATTGTCAAGAGATTGACCGATTTTAACTCTCCCGTACCATACCCTGTACAGCCTCCTATTAAATTGAACCAGGATTTCGTGTCGAATGTTGGACAGGAAGGTTACGAAGCTCATGTTACCAAGTTGAAGGGACATATCAAGAAGGGTGATATCATACAGGCAGTGCCATCTCAGCGTGTTGCTAGGCCGACCTCGCTGCATCCTTTCAATATTTACAGACATTTGAGAACGGTGAACCCATCTCCATACCTTTTCTATATCGACTGTCTCGATTTCCAAATAATTGGTGCTTCACCAGAACTGCTGTGTAAATCAGACAATAAGAATAAGGTTATCACTCATCCTATTGCAGGTACTGTGAAGAGAGGTAAGACTACAGAGGAGGACGATATTTTGGCTGCACAATTAAGttcctctttgaaagatcgTGCCGAACACATTATGTTGGTTGATCTGGCAAGGAACGATGTGAATAGGATCTGTGATCCGAAAACAACTAACGTTGATAAGTTGCTGACAGTGCAGAGATTTTCTCACGTCCAACACTTGGTCTCCCAAGTCAGTGGTACACTGAGAGAGGATAAGACAAGATTTGACGCACTAAGATCAATTTTCCCAGCAGGTACCGTCAGTGGTGCACCAAAGGTGAAAGCGATGGAGCTAATTGCTGAACTCGAAGGTGAAAGACGTGGTGTATATGCTGGTGCCGTAGGTAATTGGTCCTACGATGGTAAGACCATGGATACCTGTATCGCTTTGAGAACGATGGTATTCAAGGACGGTGTAGCTTACTTGCAAGCAGGTGGTGGGATTGTTTACGATTCAGATGAATATGATGAGTACATTGAGACAATGAATAAGATGATGGCCAATAACGCAACAATCGTCCAAGCGGAAGAAGTCTGGGCTTCTCGTGTTGGTAGTGTATGA
- the TDEL0C01730 gene encoding PP2C family serine/threonine-protein phosphatase (similar to Saccharomyces cerevisiae PTC3 (YBL056W) and PTC2 (YER089C); ancestral locus Anc_7.374): protein MGQILSNPVIDKEHHSGEDRLTAFGLCAMQGWRMSMEDAHVVQPNVLNASHKDHIALYSIFDGHGGSSVAQYCGEKIMSILQRQESFKKGDLAQALIDTYLQTDEDLLKDPVLRNDYSGCTATSILVSRLQNKLVCGNSGDSRTVISVNGRAKALSYDHKPTLASEKSRIVAAKGFVEMDRVNGNLALSRAIGDFEFKSNSDLPPHEQIVTAVPDVIEHKLDYNDDEFVVLACDGIWDCLSSQECVDLVHYGISQGDMSLNDISSRIIDVCCSPTTEGTGIGCDNMSISVVALLRDEETPEQWFERIRAKNYHIATSFESRRRQVFAYYQFPKDNASVFEVTTKKPQDRFSQDNAAQALSTSVDNDHDNVEINDTDTDSDAVTSNNKRKGGPAASGSNGPVDLFSLEALLGAGGIQVSQGPNNVSYIHGSALSEMLASLSNAAAGEMVPEEDDEDDDSNKNEKKIEEI from the coding sequence ATGGGTCAGATACTATCGAACCCGGTTATCGATAAGGAACACCACTCTGGTGAGGACCGCTTGACAGCTTTTGGACTGTGTGCTATGCAGGGATGGCGTATGTCTATGGAGGATGCGCATGTTGTGCAGCCGAATGTGCTGAACGCGTCGCATAAGGATCATATTGCATTGTACAGTATTTTTGATGGACATGGAGGGTCCAGTGTAGCCCAGTACTGTGGTGAGAAGATTATGTCGATTTTGCAGAGACAGGAGTCTTTTAAGAAGGGAGATTTGGCGCAGGCATTGATCGATACGTATTTACAAACGGACGAAGATTTGCTGAAAGATCCTGTCTTGAGGAACGATTATAGTGGTTGTACTGCCACGTCGATTTTAGTTTCGAGATTGCAGAACAAATTAGTTTGTGGTAACTCTGGTGATAGCAGAACCGTTATATCCGTCAATGGTAGGGCGAAGGCTTTATCGTATGACCATAAGCCTACTTTGGcgagtgaaaaatcaagaatcGTAGCTGCAAAGGGTTTTGTTGAGATGGATCGTGTCAATGGTAATTTGGCGCTATCTAGGGCTATTGGTGATTTTGAGTTCAAGTCGAACTCTGATTTGCCGCCTCATGAACAGATTGTGACAGCCGTTCCCGACGTGATTGAACATAAATTGGATTACAATGACGACGAGTTTGTTGTGCTGGCGTGCGATGGTATCTGGGATTGTTTGTCTTCCCAAGAGTGTGTTGATCTAGTGCATTACGGTATTTCGCAAGGTGATATGTCTTTGAACGATATCTCTTCCAGAATTATTGACGTTTGTTGTTCCCCAACTACTGAGGGAACAGGGATCGGTTGTGATAATATGAGTATTTCAGTGGTTGCATTGCTGAGGGATGAAGAGACACCCGAACAGTGGTTTGAACGTATAAGGGCAAAAAACTACCACATTGCTACATCTTTCGAaagtagaagaagacaagTGTTTGCCTATTACCAGTTCCCCAAAGATAATGCTAGTGTTTTTGAAGTGACCACAAAAAAGCCTCAGGATCGTTTCTCTCAGGACAACGCAGCACAAGCTTTGAGTACGAGTGTGGATAACGATCACGATAATGTGGAAATTAACGACACTGATACGGATTCGGATGCAGTCACAAGCAATAACAAACGTAAAGGTGGTCCAGCGGCCAGTGGGTCAAACGGACCTGTAGACCTGTTCTCACTGGAGGCACTGCTTGGTGCAGGGGGTATTCAAGTTAGTCAAGGGCCAAACAATGTATCATATATCCATGGCTCAGCACTATCTGAGATGTTAGCTTCGCTCAGTAACGCAGCAGCTGGTGAAATGGTTCCcgaggaagatgacgaagatgatgattcgAATAAGAAcgaaaagaagatcgaagagATCTGA
- the TDEL0C01740 gene encoding 3'-5'-exodeoxyribonuclease (similar to Saccharomyces cerevisiae YBL055C; ancestral locus Anc_7.373) has translation MMSQRYYDIGLNLTDPMYRGVYNGKQYHGADVHTVISRAFERGVKAALLTGSSLKESREAIALASDSELSDRGVRLKYTLGVHPCCVNEFADHDATIDNPSHDEEWNQSLHLQVLQNLEPTKLKLKELYDLCQQQIMIDGGNFGAVGEIGLDYDRFYYSGKEMQKIFFEEQLKMSCLVSNPKMPLFLHMRNCCDDFLAIMNKFVQGFSDVQDTFGWRSIAGRNDQKPIFYQFDPERKFVTHSFTGSIDDLQRILALSSNSYIGMNGCSLKSSENLQCADQVPVDRLLLETDAPWCDIRRTHDSFKFLGDYTLPFKSVKRDKLDKVTPEDKARTMVKGRNEPCNMEQVAIVVANVKDMPLNDLIETIWKNSVTVYGE, from the coding sequence ATGATGTCACAACGATACTATGACATTGGACTCAATTTAACAGATCCCATGTACCGTGGAGTGTACAATGGGAAGCAATATCATGGGGCTGATGTGCATACCGTGATTAGCCGGGCTTTCGAAAGAGGTGTAAAAGCTGCATTGTTGACTGGATCTTCTCTGAAGGAGTCTCGGGAGGCCATTGCATTGGCAAGCGACTCGGAGTTGTCTGATAGAGGAGTGCGACTGAAATACACTTTGGGTGTGCATCCTTGTTGTGTTAATGAGTTTGCGGATCATGATGCTACCATTGATAATCCTTCGCATGATGAGGAGTGGAATCAGTCATTACATTTACAAGTTCTACAGAATCTGGAACCCACTAAGTTGAAACTCAAAGAGTTGTATGACTTGTGTCAGCAGCAGATTATGATTGATGGAGGAAATTTTGGAGCTGTGGGTGAGATCGGACTCGATTACGATCGGTTTTATTACTCGGGTAAAGAGAtgcaaaagatcttctttgaagaacaactcAAGATGAGTTGTCTAGTGTCAAATCCAAAAATGCCACTGTTTTTGCACATGAGAAACTGTTGCgatgatttcttggctATAATGAACAAGTTCGTTCAGGGCTTTTCCGATGTGCAGGACACCTTTGGATGGAGATCGATCGCTGGGagaaatgatcaaaaacCTATCTTTTACCAATTCGACCCCGAGAGAAAATTCGTAACTCATTCATTCACTGGTAGTATAGACGATCTGCAGCGAATTCTGGCTTTGTCCTCAAATAGTTACATTGGCATGAACGGTtgctctttgaaatcaagTGAAAACCTGCAATGCGCAGACCAAGTGCCAGTTGATAGGCTACTACTGGAAACTGACGCACCTTGGTGTGATATCAGAAGAACTCATgattcattcaaatttctaGGTGATTACACATTGCCTTTCAAATCAGTCAAGAGGGATAAACTTGATAAAGTGACACCAGAAGACAAGGCCCGCACGATGGTCAAAGGTAGAAATGAACCTTGTAATATGGAACAAGTAGCCATCGTGGTTGCTAACGTCAAGGATATGCCACTTaatgatttgattgaaacTATTTGGAAAAACAGTGTCACAGTGTATGGAGAATAG
- the TDEL0C01750 gene encoding SANT/Myb-like DNA-binding domain-containing protein (similar to Saccharomyces cerevisiae YBL054W and DOT6 (YER088C); ancestral locus Anc_7.372): MTVSKSTAVSSASPHLSILGTHPHPQLHSHHLKSGALASVTKATVDTTTTMGSGVESEKGPVLVDGKISKNPSSWDPQDDILLRHLKEVKKLGWKDISQYFTNRTPNACQFRWRRLKSGNLKSNRTANVDVSDYPGKTNASVQEPVGPPAVASGPVPVPVNSSFTSAIAIPASSSMKDHAALISAPNSASATPSLTYSRSPFSLAPPTGTNNNYSLGSNNGAGSKYLKARSNSHSFTLNSFNNPASSNNGVKPSTEGENIGFIPKIIVRSRRSSFAQPMATPSATTSHLTSALNTTLNTTKTRKSSFVGRSRRSSFNLSGTPSRRSSIIIAPTSMNGSFSLATGSSTPKGSRRDSTVRTHRSASSSTSSSSASFMDFPPAAIQHLPRGPARVHVKLQQKAQQHLQQQLPSAASWSTEEDQLLSESGSRNLSVMELSILLPNRSEREIQWRLDTLSNSNSPTGSNEAAESPLHSPRKSVTAEDTAIDEDTCDEAEQGNDDDYEESVDPLHHSLSPPLISKENTPASIISSTTTNDDVSSMSTDHHLHREHSNDDNKTIRNFSAQKTPHISHHLLLLLPHCQA; the protein is encoded by the coding sequence ATGACGGTATCGAAATCGACAGCGGTATCCAGTGCTTCACCGCATTTGTCGATCTTGGGTACTCATCCGCATCCGCAGTTGCATTCACATCATTTAAAGAGTGGAGCTCTGGCGAGTGTTACAAAGGCAACTGTTGACACAACGACTACGATGGGTTCCGGAGTGGAAAGTGAAAAGGGTCCGGTTTTGGTTGATGGtaaaatctcaaagaatCCTTCTTCATGGGACCCGCAGGATGATATCTTGCTGCGTCATTTGAAGGAGGTCAAGAAGTTAGGTTGGAAGGATATCTCGCAGTATTTCACCAATAGAACTCCGAATGCATGTCAGTTTAGATGGAGAAGGTTGAAGTCCGGAAATCTTAAATCTAATAGAACTGCTAATGTCGATGTGTCCGACTACCCTGGGAAAACTAATGCGAGTGTGCAAGAGCCTGTGGGTCCACCAGCTGTGGCATCGGGTCCGGTTCCAGTGCCAGTCAATAGCAGTTTTACATCAGCGATCGCTATTCCAGCTTCGTCATCTATGAAGGACCATGCAGCTTTGATTTCGGCACCCAACTCAGCTTCTGCTACACCCTCTTTGACCTATTCAAGATCTCCGTTCTCGTTGGCTCCTCCCACCGGTACGAACAACAACTATTCCTTGGGCAGTAACAATGGAGCAGGCTCCAAGTACTTAAAGGCAAGATCTAACTCACATTCCTTTACACTCAACAGTTTCAACAACCCAGCGAGTAGCAATAACGGTGTGAAACCCTCAACTGAGGGAGAGAATATTGGGTTCATACCAAAGATTATAGTGAGATCTAGGAGAAGTTCGTTTGCACAACCAATGGCTACTCCATCGGCTACCACTTCACATTTAACTTCTGCTTTGAATACCACTTTGAATACTACAAAAACTAGAAAAAGCTCTTTTGTGGGTCGTTCAAGAAGgtcatccttcaatttATCAGGTACCCCTTCCAGGAGATCCTCCATCATTATTGCTCCAACTTCAATGAATGGCTCTTTCAGTTTAGCCACAGGCTCTTCCACACCAAAGGGCTCTAGGAGAGATTCTACCGTGAGGACTCACAGGTccgcttcttcttctacgTCTTCATCGTCTGCTAGTTTTATGGATTTTCCTCCAGCTGCCATACAGCATCTACCAAGAGGTCCGGCTAGAGTTCATGTGAAGTTGCAACAAAAGGCGCAACAACATCTACAGCAGCAATTGCCATCTGCAGCTAGTTGGtcaactgaagaagatcaactGCTTAGCGAGAGTGGCTCAAGAAATCTATCCGTCATGGAATTATCCATCCTATTACCAAATAGGTCTGAAAGAGAGATTCAATGGCGATTGGATACATTGTCCAATTCTAACTCGCCTACAGGCTCTAATGAGGCTGCTGAATCTCCTCTGCACTCGCCAAGAAAATCTGTCACTGCTGAAGATACTGCAATAGACGAAGATACTTGCGATGAAGCAGAACAAGGTAATGATGACGATTATGAAGAGAGCGTTGATCCACTTCACCATTCGCTCTCCCCtccattgatttcaaaagagaaTACCCCAGCTTCGATAATATCCTCAACAACTActaatgatgatgtttcaTCGATGTCTACCGATCATCACTTGCACAGGGAGCACAGTAATGACGATAATAAAACGATAAGGAATTTTTCCGCTCAAAAAACACCACACATTTCTCACCATCTCCTGCTACTACTACCTCACTGCCAAGCATAA
- the SAS3 gene encoding histone acetyltransferase (similar to Saccharomyces cerevisiae SAS3 (YBL052C); ancestral locus Anc_7.371), with protein sequence MKKVPNSQHSEHNEDQDDSVGAQRLQDGLGAMRANKLLRSLEISDNIHSKVARHAFDNPNGTRSTRSRHDVVEQLKPEIAIQKHINGGLEDSRTTLDTVKSFKSQTSIRGIPSNIEEANLLNPNVQFISDNVGESISADFSTVKIRYNPLKFLNFQRLLRASSELQDREKNSHYRHDFNVNEPEDLAYMLDNDSAVPYRCAIANKSDYSTSKTLPSSEDRELFERLLIQSSTAAYYNSNQLLANHDKMECEDDAPSRSKSKRRSIFFQSRKPQVKQTTKAAAIECIFIRDYEIETWYTTPYPEEYNRNKLLYICEFCLKYMSSRYVFHRHQLKCRLFRPPGNEIYRDGKLSVWEIDGRENVIYCQNLCLLAKLFLNSKTLYYDVEPFIFYVLTEREDLPQQSPRFHLVGYFSKEKLNSTDYNLSCILTIPIYQRKGYGQFLMDFSYLLSRREFKWGTPEKPLSDMGLLSYRNYWGVKCAQVLMELKDLSKCDEEEYLQITLEDISNLTGMIPTDVVFGLEQLRVLQQSSNNELPRYVIKIDSWEMIEKEANSWKSRGYQTLNPQKLVWKPMIFGPSCGVNAVGTMVETTGATRTTLGTGNTTEDFFKRSISMLTNFLQDDIPDSRPMEVGAWQKIVDREPVFLPKIQSDRYYFQDPYGIKNTFVPYEGRTASRDLSSSIEEPTDISSNPVKGGFDDEQSIESEVNGTDTGQVSLPPTAFKNNQTNIGISSVEDDEPTIIGGFQEDSLAEPENPQRLLRSRVV encoded by the coding sequence ATGAAAAAAGTTCCTAATTCTCAACATAGTGAGCATAATGAGGATCAAGATGATTCAGTAGGAGCTCAAAGATTGCAAGATGGCTTGGGAGCCATGCGTGCAAACAAGCTGTTAAGAAGCCTGGAGATCTCAGATAATATACACTCGAAAGTTGCTAGACACGCATTCGACAATCCTAACGGAACGCGATCAACTAGAAGCCGTCACGACGTTGTTGAACAGCTTAAACCTGAAATTGCAATTCAAAAGCACATAAATGGTGGTTTGGAGGACAGTAGGACGACTTTAGATACTGTGAAAAGTTTTAAATCACAGACATCTATTAGGGGAATTCCAAGTAATATAGAAGAAGCTAATCTGCTGAACCCTAATGTGCAGTTTATATCAGATAACGTTGGAGAGTCAATTTCAGCTGATTTTTCTACAGTAAAAATACGATACAACCCATTAAAGTTTttaaactttcaaagattatTACGTGCTTCCAGTGAGCTCCAAGATAGGGAAAAGAACTCGCACTATCGTCACGACTTCAATGTTAACGAACCAGAGGATTTGGCATACATGTTGGATAACGACAGTGCCGTACCTTACCGTTGTGCGATTGCCAATAAAAGTGACTATTCAACATCCAAGACATTGCCGAGTTCAGAAGACCGTGAGTTGTTTGAGAGATTGCTGATTCAATCTTCAACCGCTGCATATTATAATTCCAACCAACTGTTAGCTAATCACGACAAAATGGAGTGTGAGGATGACGCACCTTCTCGTAGCAAATCTAAGAGGAGGTCTATCTTCTTTCAGTCCAGGAAACCCCAAGTCAAACAAACCACCAAGGCTGCCGCCATTGAATGTATATTCATCAGAGATTATGAAATAGAAACATGGTACACTACACCTTATCCGGAAGAGTATAACAGGAATAAACTTCTCTACATATGTGAATTTTGTTTGAAATACATGAGCTCGCGATACGTCTTTCACCGGCACCAACTAAAGTGCAGGCTGTTTAGACCTCCCGGCAACGAAATTTATCGAGATGGCAAGCTTTCAGTGTGGGAAATTGACGGTCGTGAAAATGTTATCTACTGTCAGAACCTATGCCTATTAGCCAAACTGTTTCTGAACTCAAAGACCCTATACTATGATGTTGAACCATTTATATTTTACGTTCTCACTGAAAGAGAAGATCTTCCGCAACAATCGCCCCGATTTCATCTTGTGGGTTATTTCTccaaggaaaaattgaactCGACGGATTACAACCTTAGCTGTATATTGACGATTCCAATATACCAAAGAAAGGGCTATGGCCAGTTTCTTATGGACTTTTCATATCTGTTATCAAGGAGAGAATTTAAATGGGGAACACCCGAGAAGCCACTGTCAGACATGGGTCTTTTATCATACCGAAATTACTGGGGAGTTAAGTGCGCTCAAGTTCTAATGGAGCTAAAAGATTTATCGAAATgtgacgaagaagaatatttgCAAATAACTCTAGAAGACATATCGAACCTGACTGGGATGATACCGACCGATGTCGTCTTTGGTCTTGAACAGTTGAGGGTACTTCAACAAAGTAGCAATAATGAACTACCGCGGTACGTAATCAAGATTGATTCATGGGAGATgattgagaaagaagctaaCAGCTGGAAATCTAGAGGCTACCAAACGTTGAATCCTCAAAAACTGGTTTGGAAGCCAATGATTTTTGGTCCTTCTTGTGGTGTCAATGCTGTTGGTACCATGGTCGAGACAACTGGTGCTACGCGTACCACGTTAGGAACTGGCAACACCACTGaagacttcttcaagagaagTATTTCAATGTTGACAAATTTTTTACAGGACGATATTCCAGATTCAAGACCAATGGAAGTTGGAGCATGGCAAAAGATAGTTGATAGAGAGCCCGTATTTCtgccaaaaattcaaagtgATAGGTACTATTTCCAGGACCCATATGGTATTAAGAATACTTTTGTACCATACGAGGGAAGAACTGCATCTCGAGATTTGTCCAGCAGCATCGAAGAGCCGACTGACATTTCGAGCAATCCTGTGAAAGGtggttttgatgatgagcaaTCGATTGAGTCAGAGGTCAATGGGACTGATACGGGACAAGTAAGCCTGCCGCCAACGGCGTTTAAAAATAATCAAACGAATATCGGCATCAGCAGtgtggaagatgatgagccGACGATAATTGGAGGATTTCAGGAAGATTCTCTGGCAGAGCCTGAAAATCCTCAGCGTCTCCTGAGGAGCCGAGTAGTGTAG
- the PIN4 gene encoding Pin4p (similar to Saccharomyces cerevisiae PIN4 (YBL051C); ancestral locus Anc_7.370), with amino-acid sequence MSGTDFNGSGMGVEEASMIQDSLNDIQQTMGGEDLVSNDDDVIPTAIVIKNIPFAIKKEQLLDVIANLDLPLPYAFNYHFDNGVFRGLAFANFTNTNETTQVLNSLNGKEIGGRKLRVEFKKMLPQAERERIEREKREKRGQLEEQHKSLSNLSLHSLGKGTAGNGNMSSASNSQLFASFLNEGANANGNKSSLVTDPSLLQASGSSVSYYSNAAQQPSQPSSQPSQVQQQQLPQQQQRQASAAAAAPPPLGAERFFAPLPSSATLPLPPQQLDFNDPDTLEIYSQLLLFKDRERFYYELAYPLGISATHKRVINVLCSFLGLVEVYDPTFIIIRRKFLDQATLQSHLQQQGQGSMMNTLQPNSTGGSMNRSHSYTSLLQAHASASVAAANPTTSSMASPNPNSNTAITPPGCSTSTNKMSGQPQVPSQQMTQPQSHGSQMTSSPSQLMQPTALHNPETQQSQQQSFLRQQASLTPSSRIPSGYMSNHSQLSAVNPLLRNTNISPPAGNVQPNTAQHRVPPSFYSSATTSLQMPDQQQQQQQQQQQQQQQQPNALLPQHTNGSIHSNFSVQSFHDDGLASVNGSEMVYTSLEHSNFGNGLEEGLSRSLSGLDLQANANGANHNNPNARKALW; translated from the coding sequence ATGAGCGGAACAGATTTTAACGGGTCTGGAATGGGCGTTGAAGAAGCCAGTATGATCCaggattctttgaatgatattCAGCAGACGATGGGGGGTGAAGATTTAGTTtctaatgatgatgatgttatTCCTACCGCGATTGTAATCAAAAATATTCCATTTgccatcaagaaagagcaattgTTGGATGTAATTGCGAATTTGGACCTTCCGTTGCCCTATGCGTTCAATTACCATTTTGATAATGGTGTATTTAGAGGTTTGGCTTTTGCCAATTTCACCAATACGAATGAAACTACTCAGGTGCTGAATTCATTGAACGGGAAGGAGATTGGTGGAAGGAAATTGAGGGTTGAGTTTAAGAAAATGTTGCCTCAGGCAGAGAGAGAACGTATTGAACGTGAAAAGAGGGAAAAGAGGGGACAGTTGGAGGAACAACATAAGTCTTTGTCGAACTTGTCCCTGCACTCGTTGGGGAAAGGAACTGCTGGGAATGGTAACATGTCAAGTGCTTCCAATAGCCAATTATTTGCTAGTTTCTTGAACGAGGGTGCTAACGCCAATGGTAACAAGAGTTCTTTGGTCACTGATCCATCATTGTTACAAGCTTCGGGATCCAGCGTTTCATATTACTCAAATGCCGCACAGCAGCCATCTCAACCTTCTAGCCAGCCTTCACAGGttcagcagcagcagcttcctcaacaacagcagagACAAGCGTCGGCAGCAGCCGCGGCACCTCCACCTTTAGGTGCAGAGAGGTTTTTTGCACCACTTCCATCTTCTGCTACGTTGCCCCTACCACCACAGCAACTCGATTTCAATGACCCTGATACATTGGAAATTTATTCTCAATTGCTGCTTTTCAAGGACAGAGAGAGATTTTACTACGAGTTGGCTTATCCTCTTGGTATTTCTGCAACGCACAAGCGTGTCATCAACGTCTTGTGCTCCTTCCTAGGGCTGGTCGAAGTTTATGATCCAACTTTTATTATCATCAGAAGGAAATTTTTAGATCAAGCTACTTTGCAATCTcatttgcaacaacaaGGCCAGGGCTCAATGATGAACACTTTGCAACCAAATTCTACTGGTGGTTCAATGAATAGATCTCACTCGTACACAAGTCTTTTGCAAGCACATGCATCAGCTtctgttgctgctgctaATCCAACGACTTCTTCGATGGCATCTCCTAACCCTAACAGTAATACTGCGATAACTCCACCAGGTTGTTCGACTTCCACTAATAAGATGTCGGGCCAACCTCAAGTTCCTTCGCAGCAGATGACTCAACCTCAGTCACACGGGTCGCAAATGACTTCATCCCCTTCCCAATTGATGCAACCTACTGCTCTGCACAATCCAGAGACGCAACAATCTCAACAACAGTCCTTCCTCAGACAGCAAGCCTCTTTGActccatcttcaagaattccATCGGGTTATATGTCGAACCACTCTCAACTGAGTGCTGTTAATCCATTGTTGAGAAATACTAACATTTCACCACCAGCAGGAAACGTTCAACCAAACACTGCACAACACAGGGTTCCACCTTCCTTCTACTCCAGCGCTACGACTTCGCTTCAAATGCCtgatcaacaacaacaacaacaacaacaacaacaacagcagcaacaacaacagccTAACGCTTTGCTGCCACAACACACCAACGGTTCCattcattcaaatttttcagttcaGTCCTTCCACGATGACGGGTTGGCATCTGTGAATGGTTCAGAGATGGTGTATACCTCCTTGGAACATTCCAATTTTGGCAATGGTTTAGAAGAGGGACTAAGTCGGTCTCTAAGCGGGTTGGATTTACAAGCTAATGCCAATGGCGCCAATCATAACAACCCAAATGCTAGAAAAGCATTGTGGTAA
- the SBH1 gene encoding Arf family guanine nucleotide exchange factor SBH1 (similar to Saccharomyces cerevisiae SBH2 (YER019C-A) and SBH1 (YER087C-B); ancestral locus Anc_7.369), producing MSSTPPGGQRTLQKRRQAQNVKDKQLKQTPASTRQAGHGGSSSSILKIYTDEANGLRVDPLVVLFLAVAFIFSVVAMHVISKVTGKLF from the coding sequence ATGTCATCTACTCCTCCAGGCGGTCAGCGTACGTTGCAAAAAAGAAGACAGGCTCAAAATGTTAAGGAtaagcaattgaaacagACTCCAGCTTCGACGAGGCAAGCCGGTCATGGAGGTTCTTCGAGTtcgatcttgaagatttacaCTGATGAAGCTAACGGTTTGAGAGTGGATCCTCTAGTTGTGTTGTTTTTGGCCGTTGCGTTCATATTTTCTGTGGTCGCTATGCATGTCATCTCGAAGGTCACTGGTAAGCTATTCTAG